Proteins from a single region of Pyrus communis chromosome 6, drPyrComm1.1, whole genome shotgun sequence:
- the LOC137737390 gene encoding uncharacterized protein: protein MVLVSSVRIMPPRQEPRRSAELSFPDIAQLGEAIATAIQSAIRPPQRTPLETMYNLKLDKFEGNEGHEGAERWLEHIEKTFRVLHSQGNLPVEKWVKTTSWFLAVQEKVCASEYIDRKKQEFTELRQGKLTANEYYRRFTNLSRYHPDVAGNPAEMLRRFRLGTKKKWRSMATTTHCDTYQEFYEILLRIEDSENMPSESEEEEKEGNQRKDDKGKGQASLGPRRTQNFKRGGTSSSSSSGGFSATGQGRGGRFAGGARGQRQGDAGRGRAPVCRRCNNRHFGECKRGSSGCFTCGQMGHRAANYPQSQQQKPQQTFLPPPVPIQQIQGPGNYGQAG, encoded by the exons atggttttggtgtcttctgtcagaattatgccgcctcgtcaggaaccacgtcgctctgctgagcttagtttccccgatattgcTCAGCTGGGGGAAGCTATTGCTACAGCTATTCAGTCGGCgatccgccctccccagaggacccctctggagactatgtataatttgaagttggataagtttgaaGGCAACGAGGGTCATGAGGGTGCGGAGCGATGGTTAGAGCATattgagaagacttttcgtgtTTTGCACAGTCAGGGGAATCTCCCTGTCGAGAAGTGGGTTAAGACGACATcgtggtttttgg CTGTTCaggagaaggtttgtgcctccGAGTATATTGATCGAAAGaagcaggaattcactgagttaAGACAAGGGAAGTTgacagcgaatgagtactaccggaGGTTCACTAATTTGTCTCGCTATCATCCAGATGTTGCTGGTAATCcagcggagatgcttcgtcgtttccgtttaggcactaagaagaagtggcgttcgatggcgaccactacccACTGTGATACCTaccaggagttttatgagattctgctgagaattgaggattcagaaaatatgccgagcgagagtgaggaggaagagaaagagggtAATCAGAGGAAGGATGATAAAGGTAAAGGTCAGGCGTCGCTCGGACCTCGTAGGAcacagaacttcaagaggggtggcactagttctagctcttctaGCGGGGGTTTTAGCGCCACTGGTcaaggacgtggaggtaggtttgctggtggtgctagaggccagagacagGGTGATGCTGGTAGAGGTAGGGCCCCAGTTTGTCGCAGGTGTAATAATCggcattttggtgagtgtaAGCGAGGTAGCAGTGGTTGCTTtacttgtgggcagatgggacatcgggctgcaaattatccccagagtcagcagcagaagccgcagcagactttcttgccaccaccTGTACCGATtcagcagatccagggtccgGGTAATTATGGGCAAGCAGGTTGA
- the LOC137737391 gene encoding uncharacterized mitochondrial protein AtMg00860-like produces the protein MFFWSKSSGVLRPHSLKRRGTTYPAKIQSIIDWLPPRNVKELRGFLDLTGYYRKFIPAYGKICHPLYQLTKKDGFHWTQDADLAFPQLKTSMTSPQLLALPDFSALFVLECDASGVGIPVVLQQKGRPIAFTSKALGPRNQALSTYEREQIAIVHATQKWQSYL, from the coding sequence atgttctTTTGGTCAAAGTCAAGTGGAGTACTTAGGCCACATAGTCTCAAAAGAAGAGGTACCACATATCCAGCAAAGATTCAGTCCATTATTGATTGGCTTCCTCCTCGCAATGTCAAAGAACTCAGGGGGTTTTTAGACTTGACAGGGTATTACCGAAAATTTATTCCAGCTTATGGAAAGATTTGTCATCCCTTATATCAGTTGACCAAGAAAGATGGGTTCCATTGGACACAAGATGCTGATTTGGCCTTCCCGCAACTTAAAACATCCATGACATCTCCTCAATTGCTAGCACTACCTGATTTTTCAGCCCTTTTTGTGTTGGAATGTGATGCTTCAGGTGTGGGTATACCAGTTGTTCTTCAACAAAAAGGGAGGCCAATTGCCTTTACTAGCAAAGCGTTGGGGCCCAGAAACCAAGCCTTGTCTACATATGAAAGGGAACAGATAGCTATAGTCCATGCTACTCAAAAGTGGCAGAGCTATCTCTAA